The DNA window CACAGTAATGTTCTATCCTTGCTAACACTgaaagttctatgttctattctttctataggcccaaaatgttgtgctgacattttaacctgctccaagatcaaaaTAACCCTTTCCTCACACTTAACCCATCATCATTTATCATCCATGTGgctatcaaagagtctcttaattgtctctaatgcatctgcctctaccaccaatctGTATCAAAAACTTTTTCTGACATCCCCGCTATTCATTCCTCCAAACTACTTAAAATTATGCTTCCTGGTATTCGCCATGCTGGTAAGCTGGGAGTGGAGGTAgtggtggtgtgcagaaaagattcataaggatgttactgggactggaagGCTTGGCtgataaggagagactggaaaggCTGAGACTGTTTtctggagtgtaggaggctgaggggactTATAAAACCATGAGGGGCATACATAAGACGGATGATCACATTCTTGTTCCCCAGATAAGGTAGTCTAAAATGAGAGAGTAAGTTTCTGGTGAGAAGGGAAATTTTTAAAGGGGACTTCAGGGTCAAATTTTTCCCTCATGGAGGTTGCTGGGTATATGGAACAAAgtgacagaggaagtggtagagatgggcacaattacaatgtttaaacagGCATGTCTTAGAGTGATATGGGATCAATGAAGGCAAATGGGTCCAGCTCAAGTTAACAACTTGGTCAGAATAGACTGGTTGATGAGCCTGTTCGTATGCTGTATGACCCTGGAACACTTTAGTCAACACATTAACTTTGGCTATGAATTAATCAGTAAAATATTCCTGCATCATACAGCCTTAACAACAAATTTGTTCTTTGGCTAATAGCCTCATGTGCTAAAgtccaaatttcaacatcatcccTGTCATTTTATCATGAGATTACAAGTAATAAAGCAATAacagaggcattgatagagtaggAGGAATTTGTATATCCTTCCTGTGATCTTGTGGGTTTACTTCCTGTGCTTtgctttcctcccatgttccaaagacatatgggttaaggCCAGTAAATTGTGGGCTTGCAACACTAGTGCCGAAAGTGTGGTGAcccacttgcgggctgcccccacatcctcagactgctttggcctttgacacaaatgacacacttcactgaatgttttgaagGCTTGGGATGTGCGAGACAAAtaaaaactaatctttaatcagACTGACATTTATATCAAGAGAACAACTCTGTTCCCTTCCTTGGAAAGGTCCCCCAATGGTCTGCACAAGTTGTGGCAGCTGCTTGAGAGAATTTGAGGAATTGTGGAGTGCGGCCTCCTGAAGACAAGATGTGACATTACCTTTGAGGCTCTCATGACTGTGTTGGGTTTGGGATCAAGGAATTGAGCTTTATCCATctataatagagtcatagagcaatacagcacagacatAGCCCTCTGACCCCACCAGTCCATGCTAACCATATTTTACACATTAACTATATTCATGCCACATGCACCATTGAATCTGCAACCCTAGAGAGAAACTAAAGCCATACACATCCTTCTTCAGTAACCAAGTTGCCCACAATGAATTAATTTGCTTTGTTTGCCACAAAAGCCTCACTTGTCAGTTTTAAATCTCTACCACTTAGTTTTATTTCCAGGAAAATCCCAAATGGGGAAGGAGTGCCTTGGATGTCAGTGCTGTACAAAATCCTTCTGCCCTTCAGTTAATTGACTGAGAACCCACTCAAGTGAGGGCTGTAGATATGGTATGGTCTGCGTGGCAGAGAAATGGCATGGATCAGATGGAGTTAATCAGTAACTCCTCTGACAGACCATCTCCCTCATTGGCCCACTTTCTCCCACAGGACAGTGCATGGGAAGAAAAGGTCTACTAGGTCTCAGAGCATGGGGACAGGAGGTGGGGCAACAACTGAAAGGGGGCTaaatggggaaaggggaaggagggacCAAGAGACAGGAAGagaggtgggagagaggaagACCGGGTGAAAATGTGTAGagaagagaaagaaaaggggtagGAGGGATTGTGGAAGGTGAGAGGGTGAGCGGTGAGgagtgaggaagtggagagtgtaaGGGAGTCCCGCAATCTCATGGCCGTTCCTGCGGCCTCTCGGGTACGGTCAGAAAGACGGGGGCGAGTGGCCCCTGTGCCTGGGGGCAGCCGGGGAGGGCCCGATAGCCCTGCTCACCCCCGTCCTGAGCCGCGGCCCCGTCGCCTGGGTCCCCCGGCATCGGCAGCCGGAGCCCGGACACCCGACCCACGCAGTAGAGGCTGGGTCCGCGCAGTGCGCAGCGGAAGGGCTGGGTGAGGGTGGGCAACGCGGATCCCGGACCCAGCGCCAACCCCAGACGGTCCCAGAGGCGCGCCGCCGTGTTGTAGCGCAGGAAGCCGAGGGCGCGCAGCTCGCGGTCCAACTCCAGACGGTAGAGCCAGGGGGGCCGGTAGAGGAGACCCGCCACCCGGCCCCCAGTCCCGATCCCGGGACTGCCCGGGCACTCCTCCCACTCATCCCGCCGCGGCTCGTACGTTAGCAGGCGGCCAGACAGCGAGCCCCCAGTCAGGTAGAGGCGGCCACCGCACGCCACCGCCTCGGGTCCCACGGCGAAGGCGCCGCGTGGGAGCGGGGTAACGGCACGCCAACGGTCTGCGCGCGGGTCGTAGCGCTCGACCCCGAGCACGCACTCGCCGCCTACTGCGTATAGCAGCCCGTCGAGGGCGACCAGTGCCAATTGGGAGCGCGCCTGGCCCATGGCCCGCACCTCGGCCCAGTCACCAGTGGCCGGGTTGAAGGTGAAAACTCGAGGAGAGGGGCGCGCTCCTGACCCACGGCCCCGCGTCCCGCCCGCCAGGAAAAGGTAGTTATGGAGCGCGCACACGGCGGACCCGCGCACTCCAAATGCCGCATCCGCGGGCACGCGGCTCAACCGTCGCCACTCACATGCGTCTTCCTCCAGGGTGTAGAGCCAACGTGCCTCCGCGTCCCCGCCCTCGACCGGCTCGGGAGGGCGCTCCGGGCTGCAAGGGCTTTGCGGGCGGCTGCTCTCCCGGCTGGCCGGCCGACTCCCCGTTCCCGAACGTTCGTACACGTCGCTGAGCTCGGCTGCGACCAGGCGGCACGCTCCAGTGCCACTGGACTCCCTGCGCTTTACGATCAGCTCGCGCTCAGCGGCGCTCAGGCGGCCGTAGACGGCGGGGTCGCGCAGTACCTCCAGGTAGTGGTCACTCATGTAGCCGAGAGCGAGCTCGCCCAATTCGGGGACGCGCTGCCGCTTGGCTAGCGCCAGCAGCTGGCCACACGTGCGCACGCCCAGCTGCTCCCGCAGCGCTCGCACTGCGGCCCGCGCCGCCCCCGGCATCTGCAGAGTGTGCGCGGCGGCTAACAGCGCAGCAGCTCCCTCAGGATCCACGTCCTCCCCGCCGTCCACCGTGGGTGCGCGCAGCTGCGCACCGTAGGCATGGTCTAGAAGCGCGCGCATGGCCGGCAGGCCCACCCCACGAACACGCACCACCTGCCGCGAGCGCCGCGCACGGAAGTACTCGCTGCGCGCGCACAGCACCGCTTTATGCGCCCGAATCCGGCAGCCCGCCACTTCAATTACCAGATCGGGCTCGGGGTGCGCGCTCCCGCCCCTGCCTGTCGTGTCTCCTGGCCCTCCGCTCGGCTCCAGGCTCCAGTGAggtgcctccccctccccctgcagCCCGCCGTTGTTAATCTGTCGCTGgctgtccaccacctgctctcccccatcctccgcctccaccatcgcctcctGCTCGCTCCCGTCCGCTGCGAAGCAGAGCGAAGAGCTGAAGCCGCAAGTGGCAGGAACGGGCTCCCGTTC is part of the Hemitrygon akajei chromosome 9, sHemAka1.3, whole genome shotgun sequence genome and encodes:
- the kbtbd11 gene encoding kelch repeat and BTB domain-containing protein 11 yields the protein MTCLQPGAADIHQQLMDRSSRDFSAVSLQGKENLETRVPGAAGNPCQGPDRDGLRGCKLQDAQAPVMDGVGRDEMLGQRGGESRCPELGDQQQLHTGQLRGSSWQSTGQAYTKVGTHPTADGTERTDVSTDEVVGEGLQHIHIQQHDEREPVPATCGFSSSLCFAADGSEQEAMVEAEDGGEQVVDSQRQINNGGLQGEGEAPHWSLEPSGGPGDTTGRGGSAHPEPDLVIEVAGCRIRAHKAVLCARSEYFRARRSRQVVRVRGVGLPAMRALLDHAYGAQLRAPTVDGGEDVDPEGAAALLAAAHTLQMPGAARAAVRALREQLGVRTCGQLLALAKRQRVPELGELALGYMSDHYLEVLRDPAVYGRLSAAERELIVKRRESSGTGACRLVAAELSDVYERSGTGSRPASRESSRPQSPCSPERPPEPVEGGDAEARWLYTLEEDACEWRRLSRVPADAAFGVRGSAVCALHNYLFLAGGTRGRGSGARPSPRVFTFNPATGDWAEVRAMGQARSQLALVALDGLLYAVGGECVLGVERYDPRADRWRAVTPLPRGAFAVGPEAVACGGRLYLTGGSLSGRLLTYEPRRDEWEECPGSPGIGTGGRVAGLLYRPPWLYRLELDRELRALGFLRYNTAARLWDRLGLALGPGSALPTLTQPFRCALRGPSLYCVGRVSGLRLPMPGDPGDGAAAQDGGEQGYRALPGCPQAQGPLAPVFLTVPERPQERP